DNA from Pseudorca crassidens isolate mPseCra1 chromosome Y, mPseCra1.hap1, whole genome shotgun sequence:
aaatgaatgataAAGCTTAATCTTTCCCAGGCGTATTTATCTACACCATAATTGGAAATAAGGTCACTGGCTTAAATGAAAGGAGTGAGATTCTAGTAATGAATGTTAAACATCTGCAAAGCAACAAGAAAGAACAGTTTTAGTCATAAGTCTTTATGTTGCTCTCCAAGTCAACTCAATAGGCCACTCAAAACAGGATGCATCTATCACATACCACTAAAGCTCCCTTATCCAGTTCCCCAAAATACTGATCTCATAAAGTAGGTGTTCAGGCATCACTTGCTGATTTGAGCCATGAGGCCCTCATTCTGGTTATGCCACTGCCACCATCACTACTACAATAGCTACCAACAAGTATCCTTAGCTTCCTGGGATTCTGCCCTGGGAGACTGTGCAACCAGGACTGTTGCTAAAGTCATCAGTGTGAATGAGAATGAGTTCATGCCTAGGAAGGGCCACTGGGTGAGGAAGGAGACCTGTCTTCATTATTGCATATTAACCAAACCCCTCTATTCAGAAAAGCAGTTGCCAGTAAAACAGAGGACAATCACAGCAAAGTAAATTCTAAGCTCAGAAAAGGAAAGTCCTTCTAGGACTGAACAAGTCTCTGTAACATGTTTCTCACTGGAATCTCTACCTAGATTGGCAAAGTTTTTAACGTGAAGGTGTCAgtcccccccatccccacccccaccccagacagAGTGCTATCAGGGGAAGACAGCTGAGCTTCCCTAGTGTAACTTACCTGAGATCCATATCTCCATCAACCCAGTAGGTGAAAATGTTCGAGGTGGTTCCCCCTGGGCAGCACCCCACGATGAGGATAACCATAGCTTGGACTGGCTTAAGAGAGAAGCTGATGACCAGGAGATAGGCAGCAAGAGGCATGAGCCCAAATTGGCAGAGCAGTCGTACAGCAATTCCCCAGGGTCCCCTGATGTGTGACCAGAGCCTCTGGATGTCCACAGAGCATCCCAAGGAGAACATGAGCAGGCCGATCATCACGGCTGACACCACTGTGAAAACAAGTTCCAGGTTCCCATAGGTCTCCAGCCCCACTGGCAACTCCTCCTCCGAACTATTGGCAAGGCAGGCTGAGCTGCTGGAAAAATTTGCTCTCATCTTCTTATCTCCTTAAGGCAGCATTACAAATGAACAACTGCTGCGATGCTGGGCAGGTCTATCCTGCCACATTTTGTAATACT
Protein-coding regions in this window:
- the LOC137217910 gene encoding sodium-dependent organic anion transporter-like, producing MRANFSSSSACLANSSEEELPVGLETYGNLELVFTVVSAVMIGLLMFSLGCSVDIQRLWSHIRGPWGIAVRLLCQFGLMPLAAYLLVISFSLKPVQAMVILIVGCCPGGTTSNIFTYWVDGDMDLSISMTTCSTVAALRMMPLHLYLYTLSWNLEQNLTISYQNIGVTLVCLTIPVALGVYGNYRWPKQSKIILKITAEESVRGVTRHAKRPERLAVQDGGC